In the Triticum aestivum cultivar Chinese Spring chromosome 2B, IWGSC CS RefSeq v2.1, whole genome shotgun sequence genome, ttttttttctAAAAGAAATTAACAAAGTAGTTTTTATAATTTTCTTAAATTATGTCACATGGAAATTTTAAATATATATATTGTAATTTTCACAACTCAAGTACAAGACAGTTTTTATCATTATAACTTGGCATTTTTTTATTAATAATAGGGAGGGCAATTTATTATTGAGAGGGTGGAATGTTTTCAACGGCATGGAAGTTTTATTGCTAAATGCATAGCATTTTTATTAATAATaggatggcatttttattatttgaGGGGGTGGCATTTTTATTTTTAATGGCATCTAGTTTTTATTACCAAGTGCATGGCATTTTTTTTATTAATGATAGGATGACATTTTTGTTATTCAGAGGATGGCATTTTTAATGTTgggaggattttttttatttttaatggcaTGGCAATTTTTATTGGGGCTTATCTAGATAAAATAATTATCTAGAGGATGGCAAATTTGTAATGTAGCTTGACAATTTTCACATTTTCAGAGCATGACATTTTATAAATTTATAAAATTGTGTGTATTTTTTGTTCAGCATTTTCAATGGTGCCACTTTTTAATTATGTATTTTCTTTTTTTTAGaacttttcctttctttttttagtTGGGCATGCCAATTTGTCATGTAGAAACATGCAAGCTCGCGATGCAATTTGTGTTCTGCAGCCCGTTTAAGGCGCTTCTGGTCAGTTGATGTCGCGTCGCGCTGGGAACCCGCTACGGCGAACATACATGTGAGTTTCGTTTGTAGTTCCATAGCGAGTGAAATGTTCGCGCGAGGCAACCAGATATTAGGTTCCAAAAATATAAACATGTGATATTTTGCTTAAATGTTTGCGCGTTTTTGCTATCTTTCACTGCCACCACATGAAGAATGAGTAGCGTTCCACGGGAATCCTGTAATCTACTCCAACCGCATGTTCCGCGGTGAGCAATTGAACATTCAACTCATGATTATGCTAGTTGAGTGCACTTCAACATTAAATTGTTAACTATTTGATCGTCGGTAAACAATGAACCCTAACCGTGAGACGCACTCTGCTCCACCGACCAAAGGTTCATATTCCTGCACTTCAGGAGCCCTATGGTTTTAGAGTCCCACAGTTTTTCTATACTGCACAACAGGCTCCATTCCCATACATTTTCCTTTCCTCTGTTTTCTATACCCATGGTCTGAGGAGGCCCTGAATGATAATACTTCACAAAGGGCAATACAAGAGCGCATCTGAGATGCAGAATATATACATAGCAATTTGCAAAATAAGGCTGATAATAGCACAGATACCGAGCATGCACCACCCGTAAATCAGAAAAAGTAAACACAAAGCTGGACTATCACCAAATCtactacgtactccctccgtccgaaaatacttgtcatcaaaatggacaaaaaggaatgtatctagaactaaaatacatctaaatacatcctcttttattcattttgatgacaagtatttccggacggagggagtactatgtacaGGTTAAGTAGATTAATTTTTGAACAGGTATGTCCAGTTGGGGCACTCTACAGGTAGGCTTACAATCCCTGTTGAGCATCTACCTCCAGGCTTATATGACTCAGAATGCATGACTACCACAACGGTTCCATCAAAGAAGCGAACAATTACCACAGCTACCTGGAGTTAGTTATTTAGTCAGTATGCAGTGGTTCTACAATCGGTACCGACAATAAGAACACTCGCTGTCTAAATTAACCCGACCAATTGATGAGTCAAATGGAAGTCTAATCAAGTTGACCTATATGTGACACAGGTAATAAAATGCAGATCAAACAACTAGATACTacgtacagcagcagcagcagtagtagatACCATTCTAAATCCACAAATAAAAAGGCATCACTAACAAACAATATCCACAACTTCAGAAATGTTGGTCACTACTTCTACTTCCATGTGGCTCATAACAAATTTAAACCTACTGCAGTTCCAAGTAATCAACGTAACATGAACATGTGCCCAACACGCATAAAAGACAAGCAGCCTAGTTACCAGTTAAAACACGCTCATGTTGTTCCTATAAATGCGACATTTTATCATCTAAAGCATAGAAAGGTCTATATCATTTGAATGTCTGAAACAAACTGACAGATCAAGAAACCAAGTTTGTATGCACATGACATGGTTTGGTGTATCGAAATGGAAGATTCCATACCATACAATGTAGTCTGTTTGGTTATCGACAATTAAACAAAAAATATATACGCAACAGCGGGCTTACCCAAATGATTAAATCTTTCTCAGCAGTAGTAAATATACACCAGAAGAAAATATCAATACGCAATATTTTGACTAAACATCCTTGCGTACACTGAATGGTAATAGTTCACACAGGATACCACAAGAGCGCATCTAAAAGGCAGAATAAATAGCAATTATGAGCCCAAATAGGCTTGTTTATCAAGTACAGTTTTGGAAACAAGGCCAATAATAATAGTTGAAACCGACCATGCACTCGTAAAATCAAATCTGAGCTAGTTGTGCAGAAATGATAAACTAAAAGCTTGACTAGCTTACTCAAAACTCTCAAACAGGAGTTGGTCAGTACCTACAGGTAAGTTCTGAACAGCTACGTCCACTGAGGGTGCTCTGTACTTCTACAGGTAGGTTAAGGGGCATCTACTTCCTGGCTCCTATAGGTACAGCAGCACAAGTAATTAATACCACTCTAAATACGAAAATAAAGATGAAGCTAGCAAACAGCATCCGCAACCTCAAAAATGGTGGAGAGAAGCAATCATCCGACACACCACTAATATATCAACATAACATGATCATGTGCCCAACACatgaaaaaaaaaacatactaGTTACCAGTTAAACACACTAATGTTGTTCCTATAAATGTCGCATTTTATCATCTAAACATAGAAAGGTCTACAACATTCTAATGTCTGAAACAAAAGGACTGACAGATACCTTGATATCCATCAAGTACAACAAAAATTCAAGTTTGCGTGCTTGTGACAGGGTTTGGTGTATCGAAATGGACAGGGTTTGGTGTATCGAAATGGATGATTAATACAATGTAGTCTTTATGGCTACAGAAAATTAAACAAGAAGTATAGACGCAATAGTTGGCTTAGAGCACCCAAATGAGTACATCATTTTTAGCAGAAGTAAATATATCCCAGAATAAAATATAAGCGTGAAATATTTTGCTTAAACATCCCTGAGTACATTAAATGGTAATAGTTCATACAGGGACTACAAGACCGCATCTGAAAGGCAGAATAAATAGCAATTATTAGACCCAACAAGCTTGTTTATCATGTTCAGTTTTGGAAATAAGGACGATGATGACAGTAGATGGCATCCATGCACTCGTAAAGAAAAAATGAGCTAGTAATACAGAGATTATAAACTAAAAGCTAGACTATCATCAACTCAAAACTCACAAACAAGAGTTGGCCGGTATCTAGTCTACAGGTAAGTTTTGAACAGATATGTCCATTAGGATTCCCTACATGTAGGTTTGGAATCTCTATTGGGGCATCTACCTCAGGGCTCCTATGACTCAAATGCATGACTGCCACGGTTAACGACATCAAAGTATTGAACAATGACCAGAGTTATGTACATCCAATTAGTTCATATGCAGTGGCTCTGCAATCCATGCAGGTAGTATGAACACTCAATGCCTATATTAACCAGATCATTTGATGAGTCGTGTATCAAATGAAAGTCCAATCAAGTTAACCTAGATGCGACACGGGTAACAAAATGCATATCAGAGAACTCCAAGCACTAACAGCAGTAGTAGTTGATGCCACTCTAAATACAAAAATAAAGATGGCATCACAAAGAAACAATATCTACAACTTTCATAATGGTAGCTTGTAAAAGAGTTAAACCTAATCATCCAAATTTAAACCTATTAGGCTACTACAATTCTAAGCAATCGTCAGATGCACAGCACAAATATATCAAGGTACCATTAGCATGTGGGATGTGGCCAACACACATAAATAATGCAGACTAGTTACCAGTTAACCACAGTAAAATTTTGTTCCTATAAATGCGACATTTAACATTTTATCGTCTAAACATATAACAGTCTGCATCATTTCAATGTCTGAAACAACGAACCAACAGATCATTTCATGTTCATTAAGTACAACAACTGGAAGTATTTCATCAAGCTAAGAACCAAGTACGATGTAAATAAAATGTATGGAGATATCAGTTCCTCTTCAGCAGTAGATGGATGTCCCAGATCAATGGAAAATCGTTAGTTGAGCGCATTTAGTCACGCACCAGTCTGGGATATCTTTTTCCATGAGCCTCGCGGGTCACGGCATTGCTGTGAACCCACCGTCGAACACAAAGCCGCGGTATACACCATCACCATATCCAGGAACACCATCCACCCAGTCCCACTTGCCGCCGCTGCTCCCCACGTCGTCCTCCTCCCACATTGCCAGCTTCCCGCGGACGCGCTTTCCACCAAACCACACCTTGCCATCACCCCCAAACACCTTTACCTTGTTGTTGCCGCCGGCAACAGGGGCGGCGGGCATGGCGCTTCCCTGGGCAGCAGCCTCGCAGAGGCCAGTGAAGCAGCGGTACATATTGGGCGGCATGCGGCCAGCCTCGTCCCACTCCATGGTGGCCAGATCCAGGCGGAGGATGAGCACCGTGGAGCAGGGCGCGTCGAGGGCGAAGGACGACCTGAGGCCACCGATCATGAGGACGCGGCGGCCGCCCGCGCCGGCCAGCAGGCGGGGGCGCTTGAGGATCTCGAAGACGTCGCCCCAGGAGGCGCGCTCGACGGGCGCCCAGCCGCCGGTGAGCCTGGCGAGCGGGCAGGAGAAGAGCTTCCACTGGCTGCGCCAGGGGGTGCCGACGTCGCAGAGCGCGAAGacggcgcgggcgccggcggccaggaTGGGGCTCCGCGGCTTGGAGGGGAGCGAGAGGGGGTGCTTCATCCACTTGCCAGATCCCTCGGACGGGGAGTAGGAGAGCGCGGCGAGCTCGGTGAGGACGAGCACGACGCCGCCGGGCCCCGCGAGGACGGTGCCGTGGCGCGCCCAGGCGGATCCGAGCGGCGGCAGGAGGCGGTAGGTGCCCGCCAGCGGGTTGCAGACGGCGAGCGCCTTGGGCGGGTGCGCGGCGGCgggcgaggaggacgacgaggaggaggaggaggaggtgagggGCGCGGGGGCGGTCTCGATCCAGAGGTAGAGgagcgaggcggaggaggcgacggGGGAGAAGGCCTGGTGCGGGAGGAAGGCGGTGAAGGGGAGGCGGAGCCAGCGGCGGCGGTCGGGGTCGAAGGCGTGGAGGCAGCCCCCGCCGTCGGGGCGCGGGTGGCGGAGCAGCAGCAGGCGGAGCGCCGGCAGCAGCGCGAGGAAGGGCCCCGTGAGGGTCTCCCGGAAGAGGCGCGACACGGGGCGGCACGCCACCGCGTCCCGCAGCGTCAGCCGCAGCAGCACGTTCCGCAGCGCGTCCGGCGGCAGGCAGTGGATCGgcgccaacgccgccgccgccgccgcctcgtcgtcgtcggagccggccatggtcgccggcggtgggtgggaggaggcggaggagatggggggggggaaggggaggggagaAGAGTGGTATATCGGGAAGGAAATCCGGGGGGCGGAGGGGCATTCCCGTCATTTCCCCTGACGTGGAGCACAACATACCACGCGCGGGCCCACAGCCCGGTGCGAGTGCATGCCAGTGGGGTCCGTCGTCTGCCGCCGTGCCGGGCCCACGGTCAGCGAGACGTGGGAGGGGGCGCGGGTAGGCGCGGCGGTGCGTCGGGGAGCCTGGCGTCCGCGCGATCGGATTCGGATGAGCCGTTACGGCTGCCGCGGGTACGTGGGGGTGCGTTTGGTGCGGTGGATGACGGGTGGGTCCGGGCGGCTGTGGGGCAAGCGTGGCGTTGGCGGGGTGGGTGGGAGGTCGGGTGAGGGTGGGTAGCGGCGGGAATGGCGCGTGAACTGATAAAGCGAGGACGCGCCTTTGCCTGCCCGGTGGGGCAAGAATCATTCGGCGGGCCCACACGGCCGTTGAGATCGATAGGAAATACGAGCAGCTCTttacttttttttagaaaaactgaAACAAATACTGTAGTTTGTTTTATGCATTATGCCAAACAAAAAACAATATCTTTTTTTGAGGCAAACTACTCTTTTTTTATATGCAAACAAAAACAATACCACTCCCTCCTTCCAAAATATAGCGCGCCCGCGTTTTTCGAGGTTCAACTTTAACCATAAATTTTATCCAACGAGAgtacgagaccgactgcggcgggagcaaaaaatgtaatatttgaaaacttcttttgaatacgaattcacatGTATATTTTTTGCTCCAGCCGTTGTCGGTCCCGtcggttaaatttatggtcaaagttgaagcacggaaaccgaggacacgctgtattttgaaatggagggagtagtttttttttTTAGACTTGCTCTAGTAGTTTAGTCTGGTTCTCTTAGTTGTAAGACTGAATGATTTCTTTTAATGAAAATCGAAGAGGGCGCTCTCTTTTATAAAAAAAAAGAGTTTTTTAGACAACAAAAACAATACTAGTTCACACTGACTGACGGTCCCATTTCTTCCTCGCTTGGGTGAAGACTAAGGAGAACTGAGTCCACGGCCCAAATCTCTAACCGGGTCATCTCACCCGCCTGCAgatcttttttttttacttttcatgTTCTTTCTTCATCTTTCCTCTTTTTTGGGGCAAAATGGAGTTGGGGCTATTTATTCAACAACAATCAAGATGGAGTTTGTATCGCCATCGGGAGGTTGATGtcctctaagagcatctccaacaggcgcataAAAGTTTCGCGCGCTAAAACAGTTTTAGCGCGTCAATGTAGCACTTTTAGCACGAAGGACCCAACATTGGTTTAGCAGATGCTCGAAAACGTGCGCGCAAAAAAACACACGgtgcaaattgtgaagcgcgcgCAATCCGGCGCCCCAAATTTACAGCTTTTGATAGCACATTTTAGCGCGTGCCCAATCTCTTTTTGCGCATGCACTATTTTAGGCTTCTGCTGGAGCTGTCTGGCGCCCAGAAAACCCCAAATTTTAACGCGCGGAGCACTTTTTGTacgcctgttgaagatgctctaaagcAAGTATGCCTAACAGAATGAAATACAAATCATCGTGGTTCTTTCACTGCGGAAAGGAGTGATATGGAGCATATTGATCTCTAAAAGCACGTCTCACGGAGATGGCATGTGCAACAATGTTGGAGCTTCTGGCAACATGGATGGCGTCATATGGTCCTTGTCTTGGAGTGGTGAAAAAAATCAACAAGAAGCGGATGAATGTTCCAATGTCCATGAATCTAGCTAAAGGATTTTCATTGGCCCTGGCAACATCTACAGAAGTTCTTTGATCCACGAAAAAGAAATGTTCTGTCAAACTAGCACGAGAGTCGTGTGAGATGCAAGAAACATCGCCCAAGTCCCGGCTTGCAACATGGAGATAAATAAGGGAATTGACTTAGTAAATACGTGTTTTGGAGTTTTTTGTGTAAGATTCCTAGAGTAGCGATAACCCTCACCTAGAAAGAGTTAAGGTCACGTGTAAAAACCCTCATGATCCCACAAggaaaagaaagtaaaaaaagatGACAAAGACATGATTATGGATATCTTCCGAGGATACCTTTGAAGCTACACGAAGAATCACTCGGTGAGCCCACATGGCCGTTGAGATCGATAGAAAATACGTGTAGTTCTTTActtacaaaaaacaatagtttttttAGCGCTAAAACCTCTTTATTAATCAATAGCTAGGTTTACAGGAATAATAAAAGGGTGAAAACAATACTTGACACTAACTGCTGGTCCGTTTCTTCCTCGCTCAAGGGTAAAGAGAATGAGTCCACGGCCCAAAACTCCAATGGGGTCATCTCACCGGCTGGCataagtttttatttatttttgatgttgttcttcttctttccttttcacCTGCTAATGTGGGGATATTTATTTTAGTCATCAACAACCAAGACAGAGTTGATATTGCCACTTCCTAACAAAGAGGTTGATGTTCTCTAAAGCAAATATCATCGATAGAGAGGGGGAAAATCACAGTGGTTCTTGCATGATGGGAAGGAGTGATATGGAGCATATCAAACTCTAAAAGCACATATTGCGGGGGCATGTGCTACAATTTTGAAGCTTCTGGCAACATGGATGGCGTGTGTCCTCGTCTTGGAATGGTGAAGAAATCGACAAGAAGAGGTTGAATGCTCCAATCTCCCCGACTTGAAAGGATTTTCACTGGCTCTAGCAACATCTGCAAGAGTTTTATGATCTACAAAAAAGAAACATTCTGCCAAGCTAGAGCGTGAGTCGTGTCAGGTGCATGAAGCATCGCCTGAGCGGCTGAGCCCCGGCCTGCAGCATGAAGATAACAGATAGGAAAATCAATTGGATGAAGAAGTGTCACATAGTTCTTTTAGTAAGATTCCATGGGTAGCGGTAACCCCCACTTGGATAGAGTTAAGGGTCGCATTCAAAAACGGTCATGGGGCCACATGAAAAAGATTTTAAAGAAACGACAAGGACATGATTAGGGATATCTTCCGAGGGTACCTTCGAAGCTAAATGGAGAAGAGATTTGGTGGCAAAGTAGATGTGCATGAGTGACCAAGATTTTTTGTTGAAGGGGAAATCATTAACGTTGTGTTTGGATGTCTGTAATGAGGCCCTGAATTGGATTTGGTATTTCCAAATTTCCAATTCAAGTGTTTGGCATGCACGCGGAAACAGCGGTCCGAAATAAAACGAATTCAGCGCCGAAATCGCTTACACGCGCTGCACCCTCCCAAGTTTCCGAGCTCCGCACCTCCGATTTGGCTGGAAACGTATTGCTCACCTCCTTTCGATCCGGACGTTTCTGTTGTCATCACCAGTTCACTAGTTCATCAGTTGGCAGTCGAATGCACATTACGCAGCCATATTCTGTCAACTTCAGGAACAGATTTCATGGTGCTTGCTCTCTTATGACACTGCAAGATATTTGTCTGTTTCATATAATCATCCAGTCAGACATAATTTAGTTTCCCTTCGCATCTTGCTAAATGAGATTAGTAACAAGAGGATTGATTGTTATTTTTTGACGGGTGGATTCATTCTTAATTATGTGTGCAGTGCGGAACTTATGTCTCTGCTTTGGCTGATTGCTTTTCAGAAGAAGAGAGGGAGGCTAGCAGGAGCATACTGCTAGCAAGAGACAGCGAGATAAGATGATCATCGACAATCAGTCTCACTTGACAGCGAGAGCAACAAGGACGTTGATTATAGCCACATATTGTATAAATTTTAATTTGATGCATATAGAACAAGGCATTATGCAATTCCATAGTTTGTCATCCAAACAAGATTTGGTATTGAAACCTCACTGGGATTACATGGACCAATTCCATGACATCCAAACAAGTGAAATTGTATTCATGTCCGTTACAGTTTCCCCACTGAATTGGTATTGAAACCAATTCAATACGGAGTCCTCCAATACAGACATCCAAACGCAGCGTAAGATCTTTCGAACTAAATGAAAGTAAGGAAAATTATTGTTTAGTTTAGTAAGTGAAAAGGACAAAACAACACGTCGATAACGGAAACCTTTTCGTATTCCTTGAGACTAAAGTTACCAAAAGGTTGGTCATTAATAATGATGACAAAAGATATTGATGAAATGTATTCATGGAATTTTTTTATGAAATGGCCATATAGCCCTCTACGTGATAATGATCTAACAACAGAGTTACATTCAATTTCGTCAAAAGCGTTAGCTAAGTCTACTTTCAACAACAAATAGCTTTATGCCTCCATGATGAAAATTGAAAGGAGTATGTAATCAATCTCTCTGGCAACAATGACATTTTTATATATTCTATCATCTCAAATAAAGGCTTGCTAAGTTTCCTGGTCAATGATGACATTGTTCATATGTTCTATGTGAAGAAATCTCAAAGATTATTTGTAAAATTTGGTGGTCACGGCAAGGTGACGAACAACAAGAGCTTTACTCTTTCAACATGGCATTACTAGCATATCAAGTATAGAGGATTCTTCGGTCTCCAAAATTACTTTGTGTCCAGTCATGCAAGCCAGGTATCTCCCACAAGGGAGTATTCTGGATGTCCAACCTAGCCCAGGTATAAGGCTATGAGCTATGTAATGCAAAGTATTATAAAAGGTATTGATGTTTTCAAAGCCGGCATGATCTTGGGTCACGGGAACATATTAATATGTGTAAAGACCCTTGGACGCCAAGAGGATCTGCCAGGCAGCCAATGCTTGTGGAGGGACACAATCTCCCACATAAAGTAAAGGAGCTCATTGATCATGAAACACAAAAGTGAGACGTTGACTTAGTCTGCCAAACGTTCTCTATGGATGATGCCCAGTTGGTGCTAGAAATTCCTATCTACAAGTATGCAAAGGATGATAATGCGTGGCACTTAGGAGGCGACCGTGATCAATGACGATAGGTTACGCAGTTGTGAGAAAACACGGTAGATCTGGAGCAATATTTGGAAAATGGAGTGTCCGACCAATGTATGCCACTTCATGGGATGTTTTTGCTGAAATAGTCACCCACTGCACATCAATATTGCTCGTTGAGGCATGGAACTCGAAAGTCACTGTGTGGTATGCAATCGACTCTTTGAAGATGTGAATCATTTTTTCTTCTGCCCATAAGTGAAACGTCGATGGAGAGCTTCCCAACTGGAAGAGGTGCATTGCAACCTGACATTATGCCAAGGCCCACTCAAAGTGATGGACAAGATAAAAAAAACTCCCTGAATCGCACAAGTTAATGATTGTATACATCCTTTGGAGCTGGGGGATGGCAAGAATCATTGAGGGTCTCTGAAGAACTACGAGCTTTCACTAGTCGTCTCCTAAACCATTTTTAGGAATGGGATGCAACGCACACAAACCAAGATAAACATGTGACCAAAATTCGTATCAATGGTGCATTTAGCTAGGAAAGAACGCAATGGTGGCTAGGGTTGCCTTGCAAGGGACATTGAGGGGCGTGTTGATTGTTGCAGCCGGACACATTGAGCATGCTAGTGAGGCTCATCAAACTGAAGCAATAACAACAACCGCGGCCCAAAATGTTGCCGGCCAGGTGGGAATGGGAAAAGTTGTCATTGAGACGGAATACATCACCCTCAAGCAAGAGACTAACGACGATGGTTTCGGTCATACACCTCTAGGATCCCTATTCAAGGAAGCAAGGCTACAATTAAGCCTAGATTTCATTAATGCTACTGTGGAATAATGTCACACCCTGCTGGTAAGCTATATGAGATCAATCTTAGATGCTCAAAAATACACCATGGACGAAATGCTAGAAGGAAAGATGATTGCGGACGAAACTTGGGAAAGACCAAAGCCACACCCTATGCCCTAAGTGCTACCTTGGCCTACACCTCCATGCAACATGGCGATACTATCAGTGGATGGGTCTTTTTTGGAGGAGGATGGTACGGCAGCGGCTGTGATGATTCTTCGAAGACCTGATGGCTCTGTCATCTTCTTAGTGTATCACTACTTGTTTAACTACAGTGATGCTCCCGAAACAGAGTTTCATGCGTTGATGATCAGTATGGCGCTCGCTTGTCAGCATACAGAGCTACTGGCTATGGTCAATCTGATTCTTTGACTACCCTATCTTGCCTTTCCAAGTCTGGtttagattgatcggtttatggtCATTTAGTAATTGAGATTAAGTCCCTTATGATCGATAGAGTGTTTATTCCCTAGAAATTGCATAGATCTTGTTGCAGATTGCCTAGCAAGGAATAGTCGCTCTGAGTGAGCTACGGTTGTGTGGCTCGGTAGAGGGCCCCCATGTGTCGAGGAACTCTTGCCAAATGATTTTAACGCTATCTTATTGGAATAAACTATTATCGATCTCGCAAAAAGGACATAAATTAAGTTACAATTGCAAATTTTCTTCATTTATTCAAGGAACCTTAAAGGTTAGAAGCTCTAACGTGGAATAGTTTATTATAGGAGTACATCAAGAAAATTGGATACCTTTTGGAAGTCATTCTTCTAGCAACCGCTCATCTCAAATTTGAAGGTCCTTTCAGATTTAAATGTGGTAAACTGAGTGATAGACATAATTGGGACATGGTCACTAGGAATGGTATGTAAATCAACATTAAAGTATTAAGAAAGACATTGCAGCACTCTGCATTGGCAAAAGAACGGTCAAGATGCCCGTAAATAGGTGAGAGGAAATATGCATGGTACACTAGGTGTAAGCTGGGCCATGATACCCAATATCTCTTAAGCCACATCGTCTTACATACGATTGAAATTAGTCATGATTTGACTGGCTTTGTGTACTGCGATGATTGCTCTTCTTTAGGTGGTTAATGATATAACTGAAACCACCCATGCAGTAAACCTTGTTTCCCAGGAGAAGAAGACACAAAACTCCCGATATGAATCCAAATTCCCCTAGTTCTATGGTGGTTAGGATCTCCATAAACACGAATTAGGGGAAACAAAAGCTATAGTTAGTATTTACAATTGACACTAGGACTGCATTCTAACTAGAGTAACTTATTTCTAGCTTGATATCAACAAAAACTATAAATAAATTGGGAAACAATTAGCTAAATCTTTGGAAATTCTTCTCGTGCCTTGCATCCCATGAGAAAggaccccctcccctccctaggGTGAAAACAGATCGGATGCAGACCGGATAGTGCTCTTACCACTTCCGTTTTCATATTTCTAAAATGAATACGTATGTGAATACAGATGTTATCGGATATGAATGCGGCTCGGATGTTATTCTAATACGGGTACATATCAGGCATTTACTCGATTCGGAACGGATATGAGTAATAACGACATATTTCTTAAGTAAATTAGTCAATGGCTATGTGAGATGAAATAGtcaacttgtgacatacaataagtcaatgataaataggtttaaGAATAcatactattgtaatgcataataatttgTAAGTTTAATCATAgaaagagtaaaatttgaccacttatttggctTTTATGTTGGATAACTGGAGTATTGGGGCTAGAATTCAAAAAATTACCACCCATAATCTTATTCGGATACggatatatccacttccatatccatatttgtgTCAAAATATCATGCCATATTTATTTTTTATCTGTTATATAAATTCAGATATGGATAATTTCCGTTTTCATTTTGGTTTAGATGCGGATGTTTCAAATACGAATAGGAATTTTCTCGAATACGAAAATCGGATATTTCTGATTATccactaccactttccacccctagcctATAGGCATCATGCTCTAACAGATATTTTATGCATCATGGTCTCAGTCAAATGGTGTCTTTGGAACGCAAGCAAGGGATAGGGGCGTTGGAAGATGAGACTGGTGACATCATCAAGAAGGTTAAGGGATTAGGGTTTGTAGCAAGGTTGTAAAGCCGGCTATAGGTGAATTGCCAATGTAGTGCAATTTAATGCAGCGTGTGGAGGCCAAGCACAAGAAGTAATAATAACCGCTGGGAAGAGAACATAATGGCGTTGATGTGGATTTGGGAGTGTTGACATGGAAGAGAACATAATGGCGACTCGATGTGAGAAATGCATGCGAGTGGGTAAATAAAGGCGGGCAAGAGTTATTAAGGTCTAAATAGTCGATCACATATGGTACCAAAAGTACTAAATTCAGATATATCGATTGATAAACT is a window encoding:
- the LOC123047524 gene encoding SKP1-interacting partner 15, with translation MAGSDDDEAAAAAALAPIHCLPPDALRNVLLRLTLRDAVACRPVSRLFRETLTGPFLALLPALRLLLLRHPRPDGGGCLHAFDPDRRRWLRLPFTAFLPHQAFSPVASSASLLYLWIETAPAPLTSSSSSSSSSSPAAAHPPKALAVCNPLAGTYRLLPPLGSAWARHGTVLAGPGGVVLVLTELAALSYSPSEGSGKWMKHPLSLPSKPRSPILAAGARAVFALCDVGTPWRSQWKLFSCPLARLTGGWAPVERASWGDVFEILKRPRLLAGAGGRRVLMIGGLRSSFALDAPCSTVLILRLDLATMEWDEAGRMPPNMYRCFTGLCEAAAQGSAMPAAPVAGGNNKVKVFGGDGKVWFGGKRVRGKLAMWEEDDVGSSGGKWDWVDGVPGYGDGVYRGFVFDGGFTAMP